Sequence from the Catenuloplanes indicus genome:
ACCGTTGCGCGGTGACCTGACCGCGGTCCGCAAGTTCATCGCCGACGGCGAGGGGCCACGCTGCGGCCTTGAGGGTGACTGGGCCGGCATCGACTTCCTGCTGCGCCGCCGGGACTTCCCGGTCGACATCGTGTTCGGCGAGGAGCCGTTCGCGGCACCCTCCGCGGAGGACAAGGAGTGGGATTCCGACCCGCCCTGCTACCTCACGCCCGCCCAGGTGCGCACGGCCGCGGCCGCGCTGCGCGACCTGACCGTGGCGGAGCTCGTCCACGGCGTCACCGCGGCCGACCTGCGCCGCGCCGGGCTGTATCACCTGTACACCCCGGCCACGCTACCCACGCTCGCCGGTCGCCTGCCGGCCGTCCGTGACTACTTCACCCGCGCCGCGGCCTGCGGCGATGCCATCATCTGCTGGCTGTCGTGACCGCTGCCCGCCGCCTCGCCGGTGTCGTGCACCCACGCGCCCGCATTCGCGCCGGCCCGTGCCTCGGCGGCCCCGGTCCGCCGGGTGCCGGTGCCGGCCGTGCCCGCGGCCTGCCGAACTCGGGCCGCAGGGAAGCGGGCGGCCTGCTGATGATCGGTGTCCGCGGGTGCGGCCCGCCGCACGGCGGCGACGGGGAAGTCGGCGGCCTGCCGGTCACCGGCGTCCACGGCATGCCGCTTTTCGGCGGTACGGGAGTCCGCGGTGTTCCGGTCGCCGGCGGCACCTGAGTCCGCGGCCCCGCGCGGCCCGGTGGCCCGGTGGCTGTCGGCGGTAGATGGCTCTGTGGTCTGCCGCGCGCCGGCAGCCGGGTGCCCGGTCCGCGGTGCGCCGGGAGTAGGCGGGTCCCCGGGTTTCCGCGCGCCGGCCACCGGATGCGCGGTCGGTGCCGGGGTTGTGGGCCGTGTCCCGGTCTGCGGCACGGCTGGCGCCGGGACGGTGGCCTGTGGCACGGCTGGGGTCAGGTCCGCGGCCTTGGTTCCGCCCGGCGGCGTGGCCGGTGCCGGGTCCGTGGCCCGGGTGGCGGCCGCGCCGGACGGTGAGCGGCCGAACATGGAGTCGTGCAGCCAGGTCAGGTCGTCGTGGTCGGGGAAGCGTTCGTGGGCGGCCTTGAGCAGCGCGCGGACCTTGCCGGCGCGGCGGGCGCGGCGGAGGAGGCGTTCCAGGAGATCGCCGCCACGGATGTCGATCATGTTGATGCGAACGTCGGCGGCCAGGTCGAGGATGTCCTGGGCGGTGCGGCACGCGTCCGCGAGGCAGTCGTCGAGCACCACGACCCGCAGCTCCGGCGGCAGGTCACGGTGGTCGTCGGTGCGGTCCCGGCGCGGCTGCCGGCCGGACTCGTCTGGCGAGGGGATCATCGGTGCGGGTCCTTCCGAACGTCACCCGACGCATGCGCTGCCGGTGGACGCCCAACGAGCGTTACGCGGCACGGTAGCGGCCGTCCCGGACGCGTCCGTCGCGCGGGTGGCCCGATCACGCCACCGGTGTACGCGGAACGCGCGCGGTGACCGTTGCGGCGTGGCACCGTGCTCAGCCGCACACGCGACAGGGGCGACCGCACACCGCGTCGCCGCGGCATAGGTGGATCGTGGCACTGAACGGCCTCCGGGTCGTACCCCCGACTTCGGTCTATCGTGCGCATAGGCACGGCTGGTGACCGCACGAAAGACGGATTGTGAACAGCCCGCCGCCGGCCGCGGGCTTCACCGGGTCACGCCCGGTCGTCGATGTCGACGATCTCCTGACCGAGAGGCCAGAACGCCGCCGGTACCAGCTTGAAGTTCGCGATGCCGAACGGGATGCCGATGATGGTCACGCACTGCGCGATACCGGCGGTGATGTGGGTCAGCGCCAGCCACCAGCCCGCCACGATCACCCAGAGCACGTTCGCCACGCCGGAGGCCACGCCCGCGCCGGGCTTCGGGACGATCGTCCGGCCGAACGGCCACAGTGAGTAGACGGCCAGACGGAGCGAGGCCACGCCGAACGGGATCGTCACGATCAGTGCGAAGCAGATCAGTGCGGCGATGCCGTAGCCGATGGCGAGCAGGATGCCGCTGCCGAAGATCAGCCACAGGGCGTTGAGCAAAAAGCGGATCATGTGGTCGATTGTGGTACCCCGTGTCCACCGGCCGGCAACTCACCGAAGCAGGCCTCAGGAGCGATTCTGATTGTCATGTAACTGACATATCGCTGAGCGTGTACCGTCAAGCCGTCCGGAAAGACTTGCCGCTGTCATCGTTCGGCGCCGGGTGGCGCGTTCGCCACCCGCAGCGCGGGTGCGGCGCGCATCCGGCACGACCCCCGGGGGGCCCGTGCTCGTTCTGCTGGTGATTCACGCCGTTGTGGCCGCCGCCGCGCCGTGGCTGGTGCGCGCGATCGGTGGACGTGGTCTCTACCTGGTCGCGCTGGCGCCCGCGGGTGCCGCGCTCTGGGCCGCGACGCAGACCGGGCGCACCGCCGCCGAGACGATCGAGTGGATCCCGCAGCTCGGGCTGGAGCTGGCGTTCCGGCTGAACGCGCTGTCCTGGCTGCTGGTGCTGCTGGTCGGCGGCGTCGGCGCGCTGGTGCTGGCCTACTCCGCCCACTACTTCGGCGACCGTGCCGAGCAGGCGCGGCACGCGGGCCTGCTGGTCGCGTTCGCCGGTGCGATGCTCGGGCTGGTGCTCGCGGACGACCTGCTGCTGCTCTACGTGTTCTGGGAGCTGACCAGCGTCCTGTCGTACCTGCTGATCGCGAACGACCCGGGCCGGCGGGCCGCCCGCCGCGCGGCCATGCAGGCGCTACTGGTCACCACGCTCGGCGGTCTCGCCATGCTGGTCGGCATCGTCATGCTCGGCACCGGCACCGGCACGCACCGGTGGTCGCAGCTGGCGCAGGACCCGCCGGCCGGTGCATGGGGCACGGCCGCGGTCGTGCTGATCCTGGCCGGTGCGCTGGCGAAGTCCGCGATCCTGCCGTTCGGCGCGTGGCTGCCGGCCGCGATGGCCGCACCCACACCGGTCAGCGCGTACCTGCACGCGGCCGCGATGGTCAAGGCGGGCGTGTTCCTCGTCGCGCTGCTCGCGCCCGCGTTCGCCGGTGTGCTCGCCTGGCAGCTGCTCACGGTCGGCGCCGGCCTGGCCACGCTCCTGCTGGCCGGCCTCGCCGCACTACGCCAGCACGACCTGAAACTGCTGCTGGCCTACGGTACGGTCAGCCAGCTGGGCCTGCTGGTCGCCGTGCTGGGCGCCGGCACCCGCGCCGCCGCGCTGGCCGGCCTGACGCTGCTGCTCGCGCACGCGCTGTTCAAGTCCGCGCTGTTCCTCACGGTCGGCGCGGTCGATCACGCCACCGGCACCCGCGACCTGCGGGCGCTGTCCGGCCTCGGCAAGCGGCTGCCGGTGCTGGCGGTCGCGGCCACGCTCGCGGCCGCGTCCATGGCCGGTGTGCCGCCGCTGCTCGGCTTCCTCGGCAAGGAGGCGATGTTCGCCGCGTTCGCCACCGGCGAGCCCGCGGACACGCTCGCGCTGATCGCGATGGTCGCCGGCGCCTCTCTCACGGTCGCCTACAGCCTGCGCTTCCTCTGGGGCGCCTTCGGCACCAAGAACATCGGGACCACCACGACGACGGTCCACGCTCCCGGCCCCGGCCTGCTCGCCGCCCCGGTGCTGCTCGGCCTGGTCGGACTCGCGGGCGGCCTGGCCGCGCCGACCGTGGAGCGCGCACTCACCACGTACCCCCGGGGGCTTGCGGGGTTCGAGGTGCATCTGGCGCTCTGGCACGGGCTGAGCCTGCCGCTGGGACTGACCGTGCTGGCGATCGTGGCGGGCGCGGGGATCTTCCGGCTCACCCGCGATCGTACCCACGCGGAGGACCGGATCAGCGCCGGCGCCTGGGTCTACGAGCGGTCGCTGCGCGGCGTCGACCGGCTCTCCGTCGAGCTGACCGGCGCCACCCAGCGCGGTTCGCTGCCCGTGCACCTCGGCGTGATTCTGGTCGTGCTGGTGGTGATCGCCGGGACCGCGCTGGTGGCCGGCGCACCGTGGCCCACGGACTACCGCGTCTGGGACACGCCGTTGCAGGCGGTCGCCGGGGTCGCGATCGTCGCGGCCGCGATCGGCGCGGTCCGGGCGCAGCGGCGGCTGGCCGCGTTCGTGCTGGCCGGTGTCGCGGGCTACGCCGTGTCGGTACTGTTCATCCTGCACGGCGCGCCGGATCTGGCGCTCACCCAGGCGCTGGTCGAGACGGCCAGCATCGTGATGGCCGTGCTGGTGCTGCGCCGGCTGCCGGCGAAGTTCTCCGAGCGTCCGCTGCGCGTCTCCCGGCACTGGCGGGTCGTGCTCGGCGTGGCGGTCGGGCTGGCCGCGGCCGGGATGGCCTTCGTGGCCGGTGGCGGCCGGGTGGCCGCACCGATCTCGGCGGGCTTCCCGGAGCTGTCGGTCAGCTACGGCGGCGGCACGAACATCGTGAACGTGATCCTGGTCGACATCCGCGCCTGGGACACGATGGGTGAGATCTCGGTGCTGGTGGTGGCCGCGACCGGCGTCGCCAGCCTGATCTTCCAGCGCACGTCCGCGCTGCGCCGCCGTGCCGAGACGCCGGCGCCGAAACGGCCGCCGCTGACGGTGTGGACCGGCAAGGAGGACAGCGTGATCCTTCGGGTCGTCACCCGGCTTATCTTCCACACGATCGTGCTGTTCTCGGTGTACCTGCTGCTCTCCGGCCACAACGCGCCGGGCGGCGGGTTCGCCGGTGGGCTGGTCGCGGCGCTCGCGCTGACCGTGCGCTACCTGGCCGGCGGGCGCCGCGAGCTGAACCGGGCCGCGCCGGTCGACGCGGGCGCGGTGCTCGGCACCGGGCTGCTGATCGCGGTCGGCACCGGCGTGACCGCGATGTTCCTCGGCGGGCAGGTGCTGCAGACCGCGATCGTGGACATCCACGCACCGGTGCTCGGTGACCTGCACGTCGCCACGTCCACGATCTTCGACGTGGGTGTCTACCTGATCGTCATCGGGCTCGTGCTGGACATCCTGCGCAGCCTCGGTGCGGAGCCGCAGGAGCCGCGGGGGCCGCAGGAGTCACCGCTGGAAGAGGAATCAGATCAAGACGTTGCCCAGCAGCAAGATCAAGATCGGGAGAAGGTGACCGCGTGACCCCCAACCTCGTGTACATCGTGCTCGTCGGCGTGCTCTTCGCGGCCGGCGTGGTGCTGCTGCTGGAACGCAGCCTGACCCGCATCCTGGTCGGCGTCATCCTGCTCGGCCACGGCGCGAACGTGCTCATCCTGTCCGGCGGCACGGCCGGCGGCACGCCGATCGTCGGCACGGTCCCGGCGGAGGAGATGAGCGATCCGCTGCCGCAGGCCATGA
This genomic interval carries:
- a CDS encoding Na+/H+ antiporter subunit A, coding for MIHAVVAAAAPWLVRAIGGRGLYLVALAPAGAALWAATQTGRTAAETIEWIPQLGLELAFRLNALSWLLVLLVGGVGALVLAYSAHYFGDRAEQARHAGLLVAFAGAMLGLVLADDLLLLYVFWELTSVLSYLLIANDPGRRAARRAAMQALLVTTLGGLAMLVGIVMLGTGTGTHRWSQLAQDPPAGAWGTAAVVLILAGALAKSAILPFGAWLPAAMAAPTPVSAYLHAAAMVKAGVFLVALLAPAFAGVLAWQLLTVGAGLATLLLAGLAALRQHDLKLLLAYGTVSQLGLLVAVLGAGTRAAALAGLTLLLAHALFKSALFLTVGAVDHATGTRDLRALSGLGKRLPVLAVAATLAAASMAGVPPLLGFLGKEAMFAAFATGEPADTLALIAMVAGASLTVAYSLRFLWGAFGTKNIGTTTTTVHAPGPGLLAAPVLLGLVGLAGGLAAPTVERALTTYPRGLAGFEVHLALWHGLSLPLGLTVLAIVAGAGIFRLTRDRTHAEDRISAGAWVYERSLRGVDRLSVELTGATQRGSLPVHLGVILVVLVVIAGTALVAGAPWPTDYRVWDTPLQAVAGVAIVAAAIGAVRAQRRLAAFVLAGVAGYAVSVLFILHGAPDLALTQALVETASIVMAVLVLRRLPAKFSERPLRVSRHWRVVLGVAVGLAAAGMAFVAGGGRVAAPISAGFPELSVSYGGGTNIVNVILVDIRAWDTMGEISVLVVAATGVASLIFQRTSALRRRAETPAPKRPPLTVWTGKEDSVILRVVTRLIFHTIVLFSVYLLLSGHNAPGGGFAGGLVAALALTVRYLAGGRRELNRAAPVDAGAVLGTGLLIAVGTGVTAMFLGGQVLQTAIVDIHAPVLGDLHVATSTIFDVGVYLIVIGLVLDILRSLGAEPQEPRGPQESPLEEESDQDVAQQQDQDREKVTA
- a CDS encoding DUF1877 family protein, with the translated sequence MGLFGEWMRAAPADLKPLRGDLTAVRKFIADGEGPRCGLEGDWAGIDFLLRRRDFPVDIVFGEEPFAAPSAEDKEWDSDPPCYLTPAQVRTAAAALRDLTVAELVHGVTAADLRRAGLYHLYTPATLPTLAGRLPAVRDYFTRAAACGDAIICWLS
- a CDS encoding YccF domain-containing protein, producing the protein MIRFLLNALWLIFGSGILLAIGYGIAALICFALIVTIPFGVASLRLAVYSLWPFGRTIVPKPGAGVASGVANVLWVIVAGWWLALTHITAGIAQCVTIIGIPFGIANFKLVPAAFWPLGQEIVDIDDRA
- a CDS encoding Na(+)/H(+) antiporter subunit C, which encodes MTPNLVYIVLVGVLFAAGVVLLLERSLTRILVGVILLGHGANVLILSGGTAGGTPIVGTVPAEEMSDPLPQAMILTAIVITLAVTAFLLALAYRSRDITGHDEVQDDAEDRRIVVLAERDDVQVGDDQDQDQATPAVRA